One genomic segment of Gasterosteus aculeatus chromosome 6, fGasAcu3.hap1.1, whole genome shotgun sequence includes these proteins:
- the zranb1b gene encoding ubiquitin thioesterase zranb1-B isoform X2, whose product MTELVAKWACEYCTYENWPSAIKCTMCRAQRPSGGAIITEEPFKSSPALDASLHQWDPAGLSNSPTQGGSSLLICPDSSARPRIRIADVPETSSKWSCHMCTYLNWPRAIRCTQCLCQRHQAQQQHGQHSTHQGHHARQPRSPTESPQTSGSGCRPAPSATTTDPCEEYNDRNRLNTRAKHWTCTACTYENWATALKCVVCDHPRPNSIRTEPIELASEPETQQPTSRRIEQDRDNRRAVVGQGVGSVVSGVVGCSGSQRRSPPTSKRESEVNMDFQRIEVASGAGIGSKEELEVDFKKLKQIKNRMRRTDWLFLNACVGVVEGDLAAVEAYKSSGGDIARQLTSDEVSQQAAKCIPAMVCPELTEQIRREVAASLHQRKGDFTCYFLTDLVTFTLPADIEDLPPAVQEKLFDEVLDRDVQKELEEESPIINWSLELGTRLDSRLYALWNRTAGDCLLDSVLQATWGIYDKDSVLRKTLHDCLHDCSHWFYTRWKEWESWYSQSFGLHFSLQEEQWQEDWAFILSLASQPGSSLEQTHIFVLAHILRRPIIVYGVKYYKSFRGETLGYTRFQGVYLPLLWEQSFCWKSPIALGYTRGHFSALVAMENDGFDNRGAGANLNTDDDVTVTFLPLVDSERKLLHIHFLSAQEMGNEEQQEKLLREWLDCCVTEGGVLVALQKSSRRRNHPLVTQMVEKWLDGYRQIRPCASLSDGEEEEDDEDE is encoded by the exons TGCACCAGTGGGACCCTGCTGGCCTCAGCAACAGCCCGACCCAGGGGGGCTCCAGCTTACTTATCTGTCCAGATTCCAGTGCCCGACCCCGCATACGCATCGCCGATGTACCGGAGACTAGTAGCAAGTGGTCGTGCCACATGTGCACCTACTTGAACTGGCCTCGGGCCATCCGATGCACCCAGTGCCTTTGCCAGAGACACCAAGCTCAACAGCAGCACGGGCAACATTCAACCCATCAAGGACATCACGCCCGGCAGCCACGCAGCCCCACAGAATCCCCCCAGACCTCCGGCTCCGGGTGCCGCCCTGCACCGTCGGCCACCACTACAGACCCCTGTGAGGAATACAATGACCGTAACCGGCTCAACACGCGTGCGAAGCACTGGACCTGCACTGCCTGCACTTACGAGAACTGGGCCACGGCACTCAAGTGTGTGGTGTGTGATCACCCGAGGCCCAATAGCATCCGGACCGAACCCATCGAGCTGGCATCAGAGCCAGAGACCCAACAACCAACCTCTAGACGCATTGAGCAGGACAGGGACAACAGGAGAGCCGTGGTTGGGCAAGGAGTCGGGAGTGTGGTAAGCGGCGTGGTGGGTTGTAGCGGCAGCCAAAGGAGGTCGCCCCCGACCTCAAAGCGGGAGTCCGAGGTAAACATGGACTTTCAGAGGATTGAAGTGGCATCGGGGGCCGGGATTGGGAgcaaagaggagctggaggtggacTTCAAAAAACTGAAGCAGATTAAGAACAGGATGAGAAGGACCGATTGGCTGTTCCTCAATGCCTGTGTCG GTGTGGTGGAAGGTGACCTGGCAGCCGTGGAGGCCTACAAGTCGTCGGGAGGTGACATTGCACGTCAGCTAACGTCGGACGAG GTGTCCCAACAGGCGGCCAAGTGTATTCCAGCCATGGTGTGTCCTGAGCTGACGGAGCAGATCCGTCGTGAGGTGGCAGCCTCACTTCACCAGCGCAAGGGAGACTTCACCTGCTATTTCCTCACTGACTTGGTTACCTTCACCCTGCCTGCAG ACATTGAGGACTTGCCTCCGGCCGTTCAGGAGAAACTCTTCGATGAGGTGCTGGACCGAGACGTACAAAAAG AACTCGAAGAGGAGTCGCCCATCATCAACTGGTCCCTGGAGCTCGGCACCAGGCTGGACAGCCGGCTGTACGCCCTGTGGAACCGCACGGCCGGCGACTGTCTCCTGGACTCGGTGCTGCAGGCTACGTGGGGCATCTATGACAAGGACTCAGTGCTGCGCAAGACCCTCCACGACTGCCTGCACGACTGCTCTCACTG GTTCTACACCCGCTGGAAGGAGTGGGAGTCGTGGTATTCCCAGAGCTTCGGCCTGCACTTTTCCCTTCAGGAGGAACAGTGGCAGGAGGACTGGGCGTTCATCCTTTCCCTGGCTAGTCAG CCAGGATCCAGCTTGGAGCAGACCCACATTTTTGTTCTCGCACACATTCTTCGTCGGCCAATTATCGTCTATGGAGTGAAGTATTACAAAAGTTTCCGTGGCGAAACGCTCGGGTACACCCGTTTTCAAG gTGTGTACTTGCCCCTTTTGTGGGAGCAGAGTTTCTGCTGGAAGAGCCCCATCGCTCTGGGTTACACGCGGGGCCACTTCTCGGCCCTGGTGGCCATGGAGAACGACGGCTTCGACAACCGCGGCGCGGGCGCCAACCTCAACACGGACGACGACGTGACCGTCACCTTCCTGCCGCTGGTCGACAGCGAGAGGAAGCTGCTTCACATTCACTTCCTCTCAGCGCAGGAA ATGGGTaacgaggagcagcaggagaagctgctgcgGGAGTGGCTGGACTGCTGCGTGACGGAGGGCGGGGTCCTGGTGGCCCTTCAGAAAAGCTCCCGCCGCCGCAACCACCCTCTGGTCACCCAGATGGTGGAGAAGTGGCTGGACGGCTACCGGCAGATCCGCCCCTGTGCCTCTCTGTCCgacggcgaagaggaggaagacgacgagGACGAGTGA
- the zranb1b gene encoding ubiquitin thioesterase zranb1-B isoform X1, which translates to MTELVAKWACEYCTYENWPSAIKCTMCRAQRPSGGAIITEEPFKSSPALDASLHQWDPAGLSNSPTQGGSSLLICPDSSARPRIRIADVPETSSKWSCHMCTYLNWPRAIRCTQCLCQRHQAQQQHGQHSTHQGHHARQPRSPTESPQTSGSGCRPAPSATTTDPCEEYNDRNRLNTRAKHWTCTACTYENWATALKCVVCDHPRPNSIRTEPIELASEPETQQPTSRRIEQDRDNRRAVVGQGVGSVVSGVVGCSGSQRRSPPTSKRESEVNMDFQRIEVASGAGIGSKEELEVDFKKLKQIKNRMRRTDWLFLNACVGVVEGDLAAVEAYKSSGGDIARQLTSDEVRLLNRPSAFDDGFTLVHLAIRFQRQDMLAVLLTEVSQQAAKCIPAMVCPELTEQIRREVAASLHQRKGDFTCYFLTDLVTFTLPADIEDLPPAVQEKLFDEVLDRDVQKELEEESPIINWSLELGTRLDSRLYALWNRTAGDCLLDSVLQATWGIYDKDSVLRKTLHDCLHDCSHWFYTRWKEWESWYSQSFGLHFSLQEEQWQEDWAFILSLASQPGSSLEQTHIFVLAHILRRPIIVYGVKYYKSFRGETLGYTRFQGVYLPLLWEQSFCWKSPIALGYTRGHFSALVAMENDGFDNRGAGANLNTDDDVTVTFLPLVDSERKLLHIHFLSAQEMGNEEQQEKLLREWLDCCVTEGGVLVALQKSSRRRNHPLVTQMVEKWLDGYRQIRPCASLSDGEEEEDDEDE; encoded by the exons TGCACCAGTGGGACCCTGCTGGCCTCAGCAACAGCCCGACCCAGGGGGGCTCCAGCTTACTTATCTGTCCAGATTCCAGTGCCCGACCCCGCATACGCATCGCCGATGTACCGGAGACTAGTAGCAAGTGGTCGTGCCACATGTGCACCTACTTGAACTGGCCTCGGGCCATCCGATGCACCCAGTGCCTTTGCCAGAGACACCAAGCTCAACAGCAGCACGGGCAACATTCAACCCATCAAGGACATCACGCCCGGCAGCCACGCAGCCCCACAGAATCCCCCCAGACCTCCGGCTCCGGGTGCCGCCCTGCACCGTCGGCCACCACTACAGACCCCTGTGAGGAATACAATGACCGTAACCGGCTCAACACGCGTGCGAAGCACTGGACCTGCACTGCCTGCACTTACGAGAACTGGGCCACGGCACTCAAGTGTGTGGTGTGTGATCACCCGAGGCCCAATAGCATCCGGACCGAACCCATCGAGCTGGCATCAGAGCCAGAGACCCAACAACCAACCTCTAGACGCATTGAGCAGGACAGGGACAACAGGAGAGCCGTGGTTGGGCAAGGAGTCGGGAGTGTGGTAAGCGGCGTGGTGGGTTGTAGCGGCAGCCAAAGGAGGTCGCCCCCGACCTCAAAGCGGGAGTCCGAGGTAAACATGGACTTTCAGAGGATTGAAGTGGCATCGGGGGCCGGGATTGGGAgcaaagaggagctggaggtggacTTCAAAAAACTGAAGCAGATTAAGAACAGGATGAGAAGGACCGATTGGCTGTTCCTCAATGCCTGTGTCG GTGTGGTGGAAGGTGACCTGGCAGCCGTGGAGGCCTACAAGTCGTCGGGAGGTGACATTGCACGTCAGCTAACGTCGGACGAGGTGCGTCTATTAAATCGCCCCTCAGCATTTGATGACGGCTTCACGCTGGTTCACCTAGCCATCCGCTTCCAGAGACAGGACATGCTGGCTGTGTTACTCACAGAG GTGTCCCAACAGGCGGCCAAGTGTATTCCAGCCATGGTGTGTCCTGAGCTGACGGAGCAGATCCGTCGTGAGGTGGCAGCCTCACTTCACCAGCGCAAGGGAGACTTCACCTGCTATTTCCTCACTGACTTGGTTACCTTCACCCTGCCTGCAG ACATTGAGGACTTGCCTCCGGCCGTTCAGGAGAAACTCTTCGATGAGGTGCTGGACCGAGACGTACAAAAAG AACTCGAAGAGGAGTCGCCCATCATCAACTGGTCCCTGGAGCTCGGCACCAGGCTGGACAGCCGGCTGTACGCCCTGTGGAACCGCACGGCCGGCGACTGTCTCCTGGACTCGGTGCTGCAGGCTACGTGGGGCATCTATGACAAGGACTCAGTGCTGCGCAAGACCCTCCACGACTGCCTGCACGACTGCTCTCACTG GTTCTACACCCGCTGGAAGGAGTGGGAGTCGTGGTATTCCCAGAGCTTCGGCCTGCACTTTTCCCTTCAGGAGGAACAGTGGCAGGAGGACTGGGCGTTCATCCTTTCCCTGGCTAGTCAG CCAGGATCCAGCTTGGAGCAGACCCACATTTTTGTTCTCGCACACATTCTTCGTCGGCCAATTATCGTCTATGGAGTGAAGTATTACAAAAGTTTCCGTGGCGAAACGCTCGGGTACACCCGTTTTCAAG gTGTGTACTTGCCCCTTTTGTGGGAGCAGAGTTTCTGCTGGAAGAGCCCCATCGCTCTGGGTTACACGCGGGGCCACTTCTCGGCCCTGGTGGCCATGGAGAACGACGGCTTCGACAACCGCGGCGCGGGCGCCAACCTCAACACGGACGACGACGTGACCGTCACCTTCCTGCCGCTGGTCGACAGCGAGAGGAAGCTGCTTCACATTCACTTCCTCTCAGCGCAGGAA ATGGGTaacgaggagcagcaggagaagctgctgcgGGAGTGGCTGGACTGCTGCGTGACGGAGGGCGGGGTCCTGGTGGCCCTTCAGAAAAGCTCCCGCCGCCGCAACCACCCTCTGGTCACCCAGATGGTGGAGAAGTGGCTGGACGGCTACCGGCAGATCCGCCCCTGTGCCTCTCTGTCCgacggcgaagaggaggaagacgacgagGACGAGTGA